In Beutenbergia cavernae DSM 12333, the DNA window GGGCACCGTTGCCTCCGGGGGCCGCTCCCACGCCACCGCCGGACCGCTTCACGATCCCGCAGATCGCGCGGCCGCCGCTCGACGCCGTGAGCGTGGCGTCCGTCGTCACCGGGGTGCTCCTGCTCGGGCCGGTGGCGCTCGTGCTCGGCATCCTCGGCGTGCGGCGCACGACGCGCGCGTGGCGCCGCAGCCCGCGCATCGCGTGGACCGGCGTCGTCCTGGGGATCGTGACGACGCTCGGCTGGGTCCTGCTCGGCCTCACGGCGTGGCTGAGCGGCGGCCTGTCCGGCGGCGGCGAGGCCGTGCCGGGCGACGTCGACGCACCCCGCACCGTGCACGCCTCCAGCCTCGCGCGGGGCAACTGCGTGGAGTTCCTCCCGCCGGACCAGCAGATCGGCGAGGTCACCCAGGTGCCGTGTGCACAGCCGCACGCCGCGCAGGTGGTCGACGTCGTCGAGCTCGACGGCGGCGCCTATCCCGGGCCGGACGCCGTCCTCGCGGCGGGCGAAGAGGCGTGCACGTCCCTCGCCGAGGGGCTGGACGTCGGCGACGCCCAGGTGCGCCCGTGGTGGCTCGTCCCGAGCGAGTCCGGGTGGGAGCAGGGCACCCAGGTCGCGGTGTGCCTGGTCCGCACGACAGCCGCCCCGCTCGAGGTCGACCTCGTGAACTGAGCCGGGGAGTTCTCCCCCGGTACCGCTCCCGCACCGCCGGGACGACGCTTGTAAGGTGCGCGGCATGACCACACCCTGGAACTCCTCTGCTCCGGGGTCGTACGGCGGCCCACCGGGACCTCAGCAGCAGCCCGGCCACGGCGGTCCGCCCGGCCCTCCCGCCTACGGCGGGACCCAGCAGGGACCCCCGCACGGCGGCCCTCCCGGCGGCGGGTGGCAGGGGCCACCGTCACGGCAGGCGAACCCGGGGGCCGCCCTCGGGTGGGCGGGCGTCGGGGCGGGGATCGTGCTGGGGCCGGTGGGCCTCGTGCTCGGCGTCATGAGCTTCACCAGGTCGCGCCGGGCCGGTGCGTCCACCGTGCCCGGGGTGATCGCGATGATCGTGGGCACCGTCTGGACGGTCGCGGTCGCGGCGATCGTCGTCGTCACAGCCGTCGTCACCCTCTCCCAGGACCCGCCGCCGCCGCCCGAGCCGACGCAGACGGAGACGGAGCCCGAGACACCGGGGCCGGCCGCCGGTGAGAACCCCGGTGACACGGACACCGAACGGGAGGTCCGCGACGTCGACATCGACCTCGGCAACTGCATCGACGACCTCGAGAACCCGGTCTCGCCCGGCACGTTCCTGCACGTCCCGTGCGCGCAGCCGCACCACGCCGAGGTGGTGGCCGAGTACACCATCACCGAGCCCGACTTCCCCGGCACCGACGCGGTGCAGCAGCAGGCGGACGACTTCTGCTCGACGGAGGTCCCGGAGGCGCTGCCGACGGAGATCGACCGGACGAACCTGACGGTGTACTACCTCTACCCGACGCAGACCACGTGGGACGACGGCGACCGGATCATCAGCTGCTTCGTGCTCGGGAAGGACGACACCCGGCTCGTCGGGAGCGCGATCGCGGGCGACATCCAGATCTCCGAGTGAGCGCAGGGGCCCTCAGCGGAACAGCCCGACGTTCTCCACCGCCCACTGCGCGAACGACCGCGCGGGCC includes these proteins:
- a CDS encoding DUF4190 domain-containing protein yields the protein MTQTPPPFGPVPGSVPQPGPPQPGPAPQPVPGATPGPAQAPPGSEPPPVPLAPTPTTSADRSRSPYGAPLPPGAAPTPPPDRFTIPQIARPPLDAVSVASVVTGVLLLGPVALVLGILGVRRTTRAWRRSPRIAWTGVVLGIVTTLGWVLLGLTAWLSGGLSGGGEAVPGDVDAPRTVHASSLARGNCVEFLPPDQQIGEVTQVPCAQPHAAQVVDVVELDGGAYPGPDAVLAAGEEACTSLAEGLDVGDAQVRPWWLVPSESGWEQGTQVAVCLVRTTAAPLEVDLVN
- a CDS encoding septum formation family protein, with the translated sequence MTTPWNSSAPGSYGGPPGPQQQPGHGGPPGPPAYGGTQQGPPHGGPPGGGWQGPPSRQANPGAALGWAGVGAGIVLGPVGLVLGVMSFTRSRRAGASTVPGVIAMIVGTVWTVAVAAIVVVTAVVTLSQDPPPPPEPTQTETEPETPGPAAGENPGDTDTEREVRDVDIDLGNCIDDLENPVSPGTFLHVPCAQPHHAEVVAEYTITEPDFPGTDAVQQQADDFCSTEVPEALPTEIDRTNLTVYYLYPTQTTWDDGDRIISCFVLGKDDTRLVGSAIAGDIQISE